The nucleotide window cttCCTTTAAGACTTCAaaactttatttataaaaactcatataataattatattttttgtttatttacttaATAAATTCTTCCTTTAAAACTTTGTTTATTTACTTAATAAATTCTTCCTTTAAAACTTCAaaactttattttataaaactcaaataaaaattcttttttattgtttatttacttaatttCCTACATAATTTGTTTATCAATTATTTATAATACATTCTTAAAATGCCATAATAAAATAATGTAAACTAAACTTATCGTTTTATACTATTGTCATTATCTCATTATTATATAATGTTCTAGAATTATAAATTTATGATTGctccgttcaaaaaaaataaatttatgaTAGCTATATCAACTACGTACCCTTATAATTTATGAACATGAACCATTCTATTTAACTGCCatacccctctctctctctctctctctctctaaaatgaGCATCTCACACTGGTTAACAAGAATAGGTGGTGGTAACTTAATCAAGAAAATCATATGTAGCAGTCTAACATTGAGCCATTATCAAGCAACTGCTTCTTCTTCATTTCCCTTTCTTATTAGAAGAAATGAACATAAGGCGATTTTCGCATTCTGCAGCTCAACAAATGTTGCTTTCTTTGGGGCTCGCCGTTACAACTCTACGAAAACTGAGGGACAGCTCTTATCTGAATCAGATGATGAGGATGGTTCTACTTTAGAAGAGAAGCAGGTAAATATACCAATACTGTTTTtcgttaattatttttttatggAACGACGACTTTCTTATATTAGGCTACCGCACTCCCCAAATTAGAGAGCCCCATTGTCCCACTCTGACTAGATTGTGTTGCCTTAACGGACCAACGCTGGCTTCAGAGTTTAGCTTGGGCGTTCCACCGAGAAAGCATATCACCGCTGCCACTTGACAATCGTTATACCATCACAAAAGCAGAACTCTCTGGCGTAAATCATCCACCTTTCATCAGAAATAACTTTATGAAAATAATGATCcagtttattataaaaaatattatgaaAATTGTGAAGTGAAAGGATCtagtttattataaaaaaaatattttggaaATTGTGAATTGACTTTATATTTAttgtaaaaatatattttgaaaattgTGAATTGACTTTATATGTTTATATACTTATCTTGGTTGAAGGAACATCACCATTTTTCTGATTTCTATTTGATATTTATCATATATTATCATCACATTCATATTAATTTACGTTATTTAATTGTAAACATAATTTTAGATTTTAtggttaaatattttttttttttttttggcgaaaacatatatatatttgacaaaagatcaaatacaaataccctTATAATACAAAACGTAAGAATATGATGAAAAGATAAAAGAAAGTGAtgtcattttcgtaattatttactcatagagtaattatcaaaattaccctacaaatgatcttgtaggatAGATCTTAttgggtaattttgtaaaatgtttttgtagggtaattttgatcttgtatggtaatttttttaaatatttttgtaaggtaattttgatcttaaagagtatcataattactctaaaaatgatcttgtaaggtaattttgattttttaagataattttgatcttgtatagTAATTTTGTacagtatcataattactctacaaatgtatcaaaattactctgcaagtttcaaaattaccctacaagaacattttacaaaattaccatacaatatcaaaattaccctacaataacattttataaaattaccgtacaagatcatttgttgattaattttgataattaccctacgagcaaataattacgaaaatgtcaccgcattttttttttcatacctATCGTACGTTTTGTTGGATAAGACTGTTTGTACTTGAACttaactctatatatatatatatatatatatatatatatatatatatatatatatatatatatatagggtagagatatggtaaaaagtgtctaaaatgtaagaatggtaagaagtgttttaaaccattggatatttgatctaatggttgagatcaatagggtataaaaatgtaaattgtgttttaattagagggaccttatgtaaaattgaagggaagagtgtctttttcaatgtttgaaatatggtaaccatatcatacaCGACCAAAACCTCCTACAtttactcctttttccttaaatataggaattaatgattcaccttaattgtaggaTGTCTTTGGTTACATATTCGTCATACATTATCATAAagagaactgtaatcagattcatggcgtggtgttttaaaacaactggataaaattgactatgattcaagtcatggtgttttatctggagacattgttcatggcgtggtgttttaaacatctatgattcaagtcatggtgttttatctggagacattgttcatggcgtggtgttttatcaaaacaaaacattcccagattttaaaacgccatgactatgattcaagtcatagtgttttatctggagacattgttcatggcgtggtgttttaaacatctatgattcaagtcatagataaaacaccacgacatgaacaatgtctccagataaaacaccatgacttgaatcatagtcaatgtctccagttttttaaaacaccacgccatgaacaatgtatgattcaagtcatagataaaacaccccgccatgaacaatgtctccagataaaacatcatgacttgaatcatagtcaatgtctccagttttttaaaacaccacgccatgaacaatgtatgattaaaagatgttgcgattaaaagatgatgaagaatataaaacaatcagatgtataatgtttcctaaaatttctcctaatTCAAAATTCGATTCAAACCTTAAAAAACTCATcggcagttttttttttttttggcagttctacttggaaatcaattaaataataaaaatgtcaaattactaatatacccttttgaattaattaggataaaggacacttgtcactcccaaattatttctcacacttctcacaaaagtctcactttttacaggatcctctacctatatatatatatatatatatatatatatatatatatttgaacgGTGACTTTTTTTTTTGAGTGACCCAATGTCACACCAAACTATTTAAATATTACATACCGGCAAGAAAGGAACAACAACGATCTATTTACTATAAGTTTTCATCTAACCAGTTTTAATTATACCGATTAAGAAATTGAGAATATACAGAAGCTAACGAAAACCCCTTGAGTTGCGAAACTGCGAAAACCTTATGTgacaaacattttttttataaaaatttaggTCATGTATATACATATTTTGGAACGTTTTGaacaaaaaaaaaccccaaaatttAGGTCATGTATATACATATTTTGGAACGTTTTGaacaaaaaaaaaccccaaaaagcACAACGTAGTTTTTTCTTTTAAATGTTACATTTTGTATGTTACACttttttagacatttaccaaaatATGATTACGTGTAACATAAATATTAAAACTTTTTTTCAACAAGTACTTGGCGCTTTTTGAGTTTTTTTTGGCTTAAAACATTCAAAAATATGTATATGccttaattttttttagaaaaaaaagtttGTTGCATAATATTTTTACAAAGGGTTTTAATAGTTTTCCAACTCAAATGAGTTTTCTCTCTATACTTCCCCTAAGATGACACAAGTTTCATTTTGATCCAAATTTATATGCGATTACCTATCACTTTATTTCTACACTTGCATAGAGTTCATAATTCACTTTTAAGTGTATAATTATAGTAATCATCACAACAAAAAAATGCATGTCAGATTATACTTATTTTTGTTGGAGGGTGTAGGGATTCGATTTTCCAGGTGGCAAGATTGCGTATACAACTAAGCTGAACTTTCTTCCTGCTTCATCTGAGAAGAGGGTGCAATGTTATCGAGTACTTGATGAGGACGGTTACACGATCTTATCTAACATGTCCGAACTAGTAATGATCGATCTATCTATTAGTTACTGACGACTTGTTTTGATTAGCTCGAATTGATTGTTAATTCCTTTGTTATACCAATCATCAGGTGAGTAAAGAGCTTGCATTGAAAGTGTATAGTGGCATGGTTACCCTTAATACTATGGATAAATTCTTATATGAAGCACAAAGGCAAGGAAGATTATCATTCTATTTAACCACCTATGGTGAGGAAGCTATCAACTTAGGATCAGCTGCGGCACTTAGCTCAGACGATATAGTGTTGGGGCAGGTTTGACTAAACTCTTACAAAAAAGAAAtggaaataaaaaaaattgatattttgAGCCATTTTTATTTGACAAAAATGGAAATAAAAAAGTAGATATATTGAGCCATTTTTATTTGACAAAATTGTTAATAACTTTTACCAACCTATGAGCCATTTTTATTTGACAAATTGTTAACAACTTTCACCCACTTATTAGCCATTTTTATTTGACAAAATTGTTAATAACTTTTATCCACCTATGAAATAAATACATCTAAAAGAACCAATCAGACAATGACACCTAAGCAAAGCCTACTAAGAAGTCTAGAATCTAGCCACAAAAGAAATTAAAAGGTATGATGAACGTGACAAAGAAGCCAATAATAACAAAACACGTGTATCAACACACTCACTCTATACACCTAAATCTTAGCCATTCAATCCACGTAAGTAAAGCTGGCAGGGATATAACTGACACTCTATATACCAACTAAATCTTAGCTCGTGGCTTGAAAACCCATGTTAGCTAGCTCAAGCCGGCTCCCTTTTATCTTGCAAGACTCTAGCCGGCTAACAAGTCCACGGCTAAATTCAAGCCGGCCTAGTTGATTTTCAGTCAATGTCTATTTTggcaagggggggggggggggttaacgCTTGTGCACTTGAAAACATGTAGAAAACGGCGCGGGCAAACCATTTATCTAACCGATTCGAACGGGTTGTAAATAAATTGTAATCATCTTAATAGGTTGATAGGTTgaacttaaaaaaaaaatgttttatgaTGTGTTATATGATCAACAAGTTATGTAGATGGTTCAAATGACCTAGGTGAAACAATGGTTCACAATTGCTTATGGTTTAATCATACTTTCTTAACATGTTATACAATATTGCAGTATAGAGAGGCAGGCATTTTGTTATGGCGTGGTTTCACGGTGCAAGACTTTGCAAACCAATGCTTTGGAAACAACGATGGCCATGGAAAAGGCAGGCAAATGCCAGTTCATTATGGATCAAAGAGCCTCAATTTTGTTACAATCTCATCGCCTTTAACGTATGTCACTATATATATTTCTTAGTCAtacttttatttctttatttaaaGGCCAAATTGCTAACACAAGATACTCACACCAAGATATTGATAAATGCATCTTACCTTGTTGGGCCGATTCGTTAAGCTTATCAACCTAAGCTAAGGCCTAGGGCCACCCAAAAACAAGGgtcttcattttttttcttttgactTGTTTTGGCCCATTTAAACAATGTTTCTAGgcccaaaattttggattttaaaCAACAACTGTCCGCGCACGCTTCATTCCAGAATCCAAAAGCAGAGCCGCAACATAGCAACCCTCGTTACTTGCAGCATCTTTTGAATAACCAATGTGAAACTAATTGCGGATTAGGCGAAATTAGGGCCAGCATTAGGAAAAATCTTTGCTATGGTTATTTAATGACTCAAATCTAAATTGCTAATTTTTCTTTACAACAATGCATTAAAGCCCTGACTTTGTAGTTCGTTTAGCGCCTCCAAAAACATTGGAACGACTATGTTACCTTGTTACTTTATCAAACCATATATATTAGCAACATAAATATACTTTTAGGATAGCAGTCCGAAGAATACCCAAGTATATAAACTTTTTTATAAAGATAATTCATGTCCTGAGATCCTAACTTAGCTTAGCTATtgatgggatttactgagtatgatgatgaatATGATCCAATGTCCTGAAATTAGCATATAAG belongs to Helianthus annuus cultivar XRQ/B chromosome 5, HanXRQr2.0-SUNRISE, whole genome shotgun sequence and includes:
- the LOC110942174 gene encoding 2-oxoisovalerate dehydrogenase subunit alpha 1, mitochondrial, which encodes MSISHWLTRIGGGNLIKKIICSSLTLSHYQATASSSFPFLIRRNEHKAIFAFCSSTNVAFFGARRYNSTKTEGQLLSESDDEDGSTLEEKQGFDFPGGKIAYTTKLNFLPASSEKRVQCYRVLDEDGYTILSNMSELVSKELALKVYSGMVTLNTMDKFLYEAQRQGRLSFYLTTYGEEAINLGSAAALSSDDIVLGQYREAGILLWRGFTVQDFANQCFGNNDGHGKGRQMPVHYGSKSLNFVTISSPLTTQLPQAVGMAYSLKMDKKDSCVVAFFGDGSASEGDFHAGLNFAAVMDAPVVFICRNNGWAISTPVTQQFRSDGIVVKGQAYGIPSIRVDGNDALAVYDVVRSAREMAINEQRPILIEAMTYRVSHHSTSDDSTKYRSVEEIEHWKTLHSPITRLRKWIGRNGWWSNKDESKLHGEATTQVKVAIDEAEKKKMPPLRDMFTDVYDELPLNLMEQETMLRETIQKHPKDFPNNMPL